In a single window of the Bradyrhizobium erythrophlei genome:
- the paaB gene encoding 1,2-phenylacetyl-CoA epoxidase subunit PaaB, whose protein sequence is MTTPNTPLWEVFIRSRNGLAHKHVGSLHASDTTLALQAARDIYTRRGEGLSIWVVPSSAITASDPSDKGMMFEPAESKIYRHPTFYDVPDEVGHM, encoded by the coding sequence ATGACCACGCCAAACACTCCGCTGTGGGAAGTCTTCATTCGCAGCCGCAACGGACTTGCCCACAAGCACGTCGGCTCATTGCACGCGAGTGACACGACACTGGCGCTGCAGGCCGCGCGCGACATCTACACCCGCCGCGGCGAGGGCCTGTCGATCTGGGTGGTCCCCTCCAGCGCGATCACCGCGTCGGATCCGTCCGACAAGGGCATGATGTTCGAGCCGGCGGAATCCAAGATCTATCGCCATCCGACGTTCTATGATGTGCCCGACGAAGTCGGGCATATGTGA
- the paaA gene encoding 1,2-phenylacetyl-CoA epoxidase subunit PaaA, which produces MYTQALNTSEAEDRNIEDAGRAAQFQARIDADDRIEPNDWMPAAYRKTLTRQISQHAHSEIVGMLPEGNWITRAPSLRRKAALLAKVQDECGHGLYLYAAAETLGTSREELVDLMLAGKAKYSSIFNYPTLTWADIGAIGWLVDGAAIMNQIPLCRCSYGPYARAMIRVCKEESFHQRQGFEIMLTLARGSEEQKAMAQSALDRWWWPVLMMFGPPDKASQHSDTSTRWKIKRFSNDELRQKFVDATVPQAQYLGLTIPDPGMKQNAAGNWEYSAIDWNEFNQVLAGNGPCNRDRLAARRKAHDEGAWVREAAPAYAEKRKRRKAAA; this is translated from the coding sequence ATGTACACACAAGCGCTCAATACGTCCGAAGCCGAAGACCGCAATATTGAAGACGCCGGCCGTGCCGCGCAGTTTCAGGCCCGCATCGACGCCGACGATCGCATCGAGCCGAACGACTGGATGCCCGCGGCCTATCGCAAGACGCTGACGCGGCAGATTTCGCAGCACGCGCATTCCGAAATCGTCGGCATGCTGCCGGAGGGCAACTGGATCACCCGCGCACCGTCGCTGCGCCGCAAGGCGGCGCTGCTGGCGAAAGTGCAGGACGAATGCGGCCACGGGCTCTATCTCTATGCCGCGGCTGAAACGCTCGGCACCTCGCGCGAGGAACTGGTCGACCTGATGCTGGCGGGCAAGGCGAAATATTCCTCGATCTTCAACTATCCGACGCTGACCTGGGCCGACATCGGCGCGATCGGCTGGCTGGTCGATGGTGCCGCGATCATGAACCAGATTCCGCTGTGCCGCTGTTCCTACGGTCCCTATGCCCGCGCCATGATCCGGGTCTGCAAGGAAGAATCCTTTCACCAGCGCCAGGGTTTCGAGATCATGCTGACGCTGGCTCGCGGCTCGGAAGAGCAGAAGGCGATGGCGCAGAGCGCACTCGATCGCTGGTGGTGGCCGGTGCTGATGATGTTCGGGCCGCCGGACAAAGCGAGCCAGCACAGCGACACCTCGACCAGATGGAAGATCAAGCGTTTCTCCAATGACGAGCTGCGCCAAAAATTCGTCGATGCGACGGTGCCGCAGGCGCAGTATCTCGGCCTCACCATTCCCGACCCCGGCATGAAGCAGAACGCGGCGGGAAACTGGGAATACAGCGCGATCGACTGGAACGAGTTCAACCAGGTACTGGCCGGCAACGGACCGTGCAACCGCGACCGGCTGGCGGCGCGGCGCAAGGCGCACGACGAAGGTGCGTGGGTGCGCGAGGCGGCGCCTGCCTATGCCGAAAAACGCAAGCGCCGCAAGGCTGCGGCGTAA
- the paaC gene encoding 1,2-phenylacetyl-CoA epoxidase subunit PaaC: MAVASITVSETPLVLYALRRADDALILGHRLSEWCGHAPMLEEDMALANMGLDLLGQARELYAYAAKVEGKGNDEDKFAYLRDVRQYRNLLLLEQPNGDFARTMVRQFFYAGFADLYWRAMMTSSDTTLAAIAAKSEKESAYHLRHSSEWMVRLGDGTEESHRRAQVAIDDLWAFTGEMFCSDDGERDLVDAGIAVDPAALHAPWLKTVSDVVGEATLVLPKSDWMQQGGRDGRHSEHLGHLLSELQSMQRTFPGATW, from the coding sequence ATGGCTGTCGCGTCCATAACCGTTTCCGAAACGCCGCTGGTGCTGTACGCGCTGCGCCGGGCCGATGACGCGCTGATCCTCGGGCATCGGCTGTCGGAATGGTGCGGTCACGCGCCAATGCTAGAAGAGGACATGGCGCTCGCCAATATGGGCCTCGATCTCCTGGGACAGGCGCGCGAGCTCTACGCTTACGCGGCGAAGGTCGAAGGTAAGGGCAACGACGAGGACAAATTCGCGTATTTGCGCGACGTCAGGCAGTACCGCAACCTGCTACTGCTGGAACAGCCGAACGGCGATTTCGCGCGCACCATGGTGCGGCAGTTCTTCTACGCTGGCTTCGCCGACCTCTATTGGCGCGCGATGATGACGTCGAGCGATACGACGCTGGCGGCGATCGCGGCGAAATCCGAGAAGGAAAGCGCCTATCATCTCAGGCATTCGTCGGAATGGATGGTCCGGCTCGGCGACGGCACCGAGGAAAGCCATCGGCGCGCGCAAGTAGCGATCGACGATCTCTGGGCGTTTACCGGCGAGATGTTTTGTAGCGACGACGGCGAGCGCGACTTGGTCGATGCCGGCATCGCCGTCGACCCCGCGGCCTTGCATGCGCCATGGCTCAAGACGGTTTCCGATGTCGTGGGCGAAGCGACGCTCGTTCTGCCTAAGAGCGACTGGATGCAGCAGGGCGGCCGCGACGGCCGGCACAGCGAGCATCTCGGGCACCTGCTCAGCGAGCTGCAATCGATGCAACGGACCTTTCCGGGGGCCACATGGTGA